TGCTCCACCGACGCACTGCGATGACGGATGAACTCGCGTTCGAACTTGAGCAGCAACTGGAGATGATTGAGTACCTGGGCCCCCTTCGGCAGAAGCCTTGGCGCACCTACTCCTGGTCGGGCGAAGCCCCCGAGAATGTAGGAATCGAGGGTGAACGTACGGTCCCAGCCTTGCTGGCGGCTCAGGAGCGCTTCCTCTACGTGAGGGATGGGCTGGCGCGTCCGTTCCTGGAGGTCATCGCCCAACATCTCCTGGACATGGGGCTGCTCGAGTCGTTTCAGACGCGGATCGTCGCCGAGCGTCGCAAGGAGTATGAGCTCCTCGTGAGGACGCCGGGCAGTCCCAGGGACGTGAGCCTGACGGACGTCGGCTTCGGTGTTTCGCAGGTGCTCCCCGTCCTGGTGCAGTGCTTCTACTCGGCACCCGGCTCCACCCTCGTCTTCGAACAGCCCGAACTGCATCTCCACCCGCGTGCTCAGAGTGAGCTCGGCGACGTCTTCATCGACGCACTGCACGCTCATGAGGGTGGGATGCCCCGCGGCATCCAGCTCTTCATCGAGAGCCACTCCGAGCACCTGCTACGGCGCATCCAGCGGCGCATCGCCGAGGGGCGGCTGAAGCGCGAGGACGCGGCGCTCTACTTCTGCTCTCCAGGCCCGGAGGGCTCTCGCATCGAGGAGTTGAAGCTCGATGACGATGGCAACATTACCAACTGGCCGGAGAACTTCTTCGGCGACGAGATGGGAGACCTCGTTGCGATGACCGAGGCCGCGATGAAGCGCCAGATGGAGCAGGGACAGGAATGAGCGTTCCCGTCGCTCCGTGCGTCGTGGATACCAACGTCCCCGTCACGGCCAACAAGCAGGGTGAGCCGAGCCCCGCCTGTGTCCTGGCCTGCGTCCATACCCTGGACGCACTGATGAAGGGCGGCCACCTCCTCATCGACGACAAGCGGCGCATCATCAGGGAGTACACGAACAACCTGCGGTCAGCGGGCCAACCGGGAGTAGGTGACCGCTTCCTCAAGTGGGTGTTGACCAATCATGCGAACCCGAAGCACTGCACCCCCGTTCCGCTCACGGAGCGTCCCGAGGACCCCCGCGACTTCGATGAGTTCCCTCGTGACGAGGCGCTCGCTGGCTTCGACCCATCAGACCGGAAGTTCGTCGCGGTGAGCTGCGCGCATCCTCAGCGCCCTCCCATCCTCCAGGCCACGGACAGCAAGTGGTGGGGGTTACGGGAGGAGTTGACGCGCTGTGGTGTGAATGTCCACTTCCTCTGCCCCGGGGACATCGCGGAGATTCACGAGCGCAAAGGCGGGGAGTGATGGCGGACGACTTCTTCAAGTTCCCCCATACTCCACACCTCACCTGGCTCTCCTCGGCGCCCGTGCGCCACGACAAGGTGCTCTCGCCGCCCGAAGCCCGTGAGTTCCTGCGCGGCGAGGTGCTCATCGAGGAGAAGGTGGATGGCGCCAACCTGGGCCTCTCCGTGGGGCCGGGTGGCGAGCTGCGCGCACAGAACCGTGGCTCGTACCTGGGCACCCGTGCGTCGCCCCAGTTCCAGCCCCTCTGGCCCTGGCTGGAGGCCCGGCGCTCGCAGCTCGTCGGCGCACTGGGACAGCACCTGATGCTCTTCGGTGAGTGGTGCTTCGCCGTCCACAGCGTCCGTTACGACGCGCTGCCGGACTGGTTCCTGGCCTTCGACCTGTACGACAAGCAGACAGGTCGCTTCTGGTCCTCGGCTCGGCGGGACGCTCTGGTGGAGACACTCGGGCTCGCGCGAGTGCCCGTGGTGGCCCGGGGGCACTTCACGGTGGACGAGGTGGTGCGGCAGCTCGGACCTTCACTCCTCACCCAGGGCTCCATGGAGGGCGTCTACCTGCGGCGTGATGAAGGTGACTGGCTCCAGTGCCGCGCGAAGCTCGTCCGGCCTGAGTTCGTCCAGGCCATCGAGGAGCACTGGTCCTCCCGGCCGCTGGAGCGCAACACCCTGGCTCCAGGCCCGGCCTGACGCCGCTGGCCCCACCTGTCTGCCTGTCGGACAGGCGTGCTGGACGCGCTGCCCGTCCCTCCGGCACTCCCTAGCTTGATGAGGTCAGGTCCACTCATTTCCAGGCAAAGGAGTCAGTCATGGCCGAGCACCAGCGCCCGAAGAAGGAGCCGAAGCTTCCCGAGGACGAGCAGGAAATCCGCCGCGAGGCCGGAGACCGTCCCGCCCCCACGCCGGACCACCTCGGCAACCTGCCCGACGACAGCCCCGGCCCCGGCAGGCCCGTGGGCTTCCCCGGAAGCAATCCGCAGGACTGAGGCATCGCGTGTACGGGTGATGCGCCGCCCTGCCGGTCACGA
This DNA window, taken from Pyxidicoccus xibeiensis, encodes the following:
- a CDS encoding AAA family ATPase — encoded protein: MLTRLRIQNFKAWKDTGDIRLAPLTMFFGRNSSGKTSLQQFLLMLKQTAQSRDRRRVLHFGDADSLVDLGVWPEMVFNHDPAAMLQFELEWKHSLERMLATAMHERLPGIGPGLAFEASIGRAAGPADRIEVKSFDFRYRLLRHRPDRIEESPWRRLGMRKVRDEGYELSGDPPPFAPERDATAALLPPPVHFYGFELLHRRTAMTDELAFELEQQLEMIEYLGPLRQKPWRTYSWSGEAPENVGIEGERTVPALLAAQERFLYVRDGLARPFLEVIAQHLLDMGLLESFQTRIVAERRKEYELLVRTPGSPRDVSLTDVGFGVSQVLPVLVQCFYSAPGSTLVFEQPELHLHPRAQSELGDVFIDALHAHEGGMPRGIQLFIESHSEHLLRRIQRRIAEGRLKREDAALYFCSPGPEGSRIEELKLDDDGNITNWPENFFGDEMGDLVAMTEAAMKRQMEQGQE
- a CDS encoding RNA ligase family protein, which translates into the protein MADDFFKFPHTPHLTWLSSAPVRHDKVLSPPEAREFLRGEVLIEEKVDGANLGLSVGPGGELRAQNRGSYLGTRASPQFQPLWPWLEARRSQLVGALGQHLMLFGEWCFAVHSVRYDALPDWFLAFDLYDKQTGRFWSSARRDALVETLGLARVPVVARGHFTVDEVVRQLGPSLLTQGSMEGVYLRRDEGDWLQCRAKLVRPEFVQAIEEHWSSRPLERNTLAPGPA